One genomic region from Mastacembelus armatus chromosome 21, fMasArm1.2, whole genome shotgun sequence encodes:
- the klhl6 gene encoding kelch-like protein 6 — protein sequence MSDSLEKTTDYPLPLFGDESSPDEEKENLSGESDLHWEDGGLPVELQKGMETLRVNRELTDVILRVQGNDFPCHRAILAAASQYFRAMFCSGLKESHEECVEIKGLDSGTMHLLLEYTYTSRAFLTNSNVQRILEAASQFQFLRVVDACAGFLTKSLYLENCIEILNLAESHALPTLRTRAQDYITSEFSQVIQQQSFLDLPAQSLAAVLQKDDLDVKSEECVFEALMQWVRARRDERYPFLGKLLSHVRLPLLEPAYFVERVESDELIRRCSEAFPLLQEARIFYLSGREVVSERTKPRVQHFLSEVFLIIGGCTKDERFISTVTCLDPLRRSRLEVARLPITEMEDESQNRKWVEFACITFRNELYISGGKETPHNVWKYNGALDKWIQVEPLATGRWRHKMAVHGGKVYAIGGFDGVQRLASVEAYDPFHNRWTQVTPLALGVSSFAAASFDRWIYVIGGGPNGKLATDNVQCWEPGTDCWEMRAPIPIETKCTNAVTFKNCIYVVGGAMHAMYCYSPLSDSWSLVTRLGERASCAIAACNNKLFITGGRDNKNQVISTVMCWDVARGVLTEECVLPIGVSHHGSVTLMKSYTHIHRVTPTAECQ from the exons ATGAGTGACTCATTGGAGAAGACTACAGACTACCCTTTGCCGCTTTTTGGGGACGAATCCAGTCcagatgaggagaaagaaaactTGTCAGGTGAAAGTGATTTACACTGGGAAGATGGAGGTCTACCTGTCGAGCTGCAGAAAGGGATGGAGACACTACGAGTGAACAGAGAACTGACCGATGTGATACTGCGTGTTCAGGGAAATGACTTCCCTTGTCATAGAGCCATACTTGCTGCTGCTAGTCAGTACTTCag gGCGATGTTTTGCAGTGGTCTGAAGGAGAGTCATGAGGAATGTGTGGAAATAAAGGGGTTGGACAGCGGGACAATGCATTTGCTTCTGGAGTACACCTACACCAGCCGAGCCTTTCTTACAAACTCAAATGTCCAGAGAATACTAGAGGCTGCCAGTCAATTTCAG TTCCTGCGAGTGGTAGATGCGTGTGCTGGCTTTCTGACCAAGTCTCTGTATCTGGAGAACTGTATCGAGATCCTGAATCTGGCTGAAAGTCATGCTCTACCAACCCTGAGGACCAGAGCCCAGGATTATATCACCTCTGAGTTCTCCCAGGTGATCCAGCAGCAGAGCTTTCTGGATCTACCAGCACAATCGCTGGCAGCTGTACTGCAAAAGGACGACCTTGATGTGAAGTCTGAGGAGTGTGTATTTGAGGCTCTCATGCAATGGGTGAGAGCCCGGCGAGATGAACGCTATCCTTTTCTGGGCAAGTTGTTGTCGCATGTGCGATTGCCATTGCTGGAGCCAGCATACTTTGTAGAAAGAGTGGAGTCGGATGAACTGATCCGCCGCTGCAGTGAGGCATTTCCCCTGTTGCAAGAGGCCCGCATCTTTTATCTCTCTGGCCGGGAG GTTGTGTCGGAACGAACCAAGCCCCGTGTGCAGCACTTTCTATCAGAGGTATTCTTGATCATCGGAGGCTGCACTAAAGATGAACGCTTCATTTCCACGGTCACCTGTTTAGACCCCCTCAGACGCAGTAGGCTGGAGGTGGCCAGGCTGCCAATCACAGAAATGGAGGATGAGTCCCAAAATAGAAAATGGGTTGAGTTTGCCTGCATCACTTTTCGGAATGAACTGTACATTTCTG GAGGTAAAGAGACTCCACATAATGTTTGGAAATACAACGGTGCCCTGGATAAGTGGATTCAAGTTGAGCCGCTGGCAACCGGGCGCTGGAGACACAAGATGGCAGTACATGGGGGCAAGGTGTATGCAATTGGAGGATTTGACGGAGTTCAGAGACTTGCTAGTGTAGAGGCCTATGATCCCTTTCACAATCGCTGGACACAG GTGACACCTCTTGCATTAGGCGTGAGCTCTTTTGCTGCTGCAAGCTTTGATAGATGGATTTATGTGATTGGTGGTGGGCCGAATGGAAAGCTGGCCACAGACAATGTCCAGTGCTGGGAACCTGGGACAGACTGCTGGGAAATGCGGGCGCCCATTCCCATCGAAACCAAATGCACAAATGCTGTTACGTTCAAGAACTGCATTTATGTTGTTG GTGGCGCCATGCATGCCATGTACTGCTACTCCCCTTTGTCTGACTCATGGTCTCTTGTGACACGTCTGGGGGAGAGGGCAAGCTGCGCCATCGCTGCCTGTAACAACAAACTCTT